From the genome of Methanobrevibacter smithii ATCC 35061, one region includes:
- a CDS encoding DDE-type integrase/transposase/recombinase, giving the protein MSSIKIKAPYEFMESKQFKLFDFVPEFSEFRQFDDLYRFGCENIENNLIRLEKRGKIHFENRVAICPSCKSHNAVKNGTYERKLIFLRIGEQICTIQKYKCIKCGKVFYTDLLSLVYSNSNITLPVIECIENLYQIYGAGLHKIRFDLKQQHNIEISHQSIENILLNSNYQFNYDNWTYSRYYLFDSLWVKINGEWNYILALFDVKLNTLVSVKLVESEDSKTIYQFLNESLRNQKKISIGTDLKHEYREAIDKLKVKHHFCKFHVKQAVNKRFKDYFDKNPLSEDEKDILNCLKQDIYKILDAKDLNTAKELRNELINKKYTKNKFTNKILWKFIIPYFKKLTTHLENTNIPSTNNKIENIFQKVFPKHIKRTMKIEQGLLARFMLKLNYWNLNNEKEKNHTSF; this is encoded by the coding sequence ATGTCTAGTATCAAAATAAAAGCTCCATATGAATTTATGGAGTCAAAACAATTTAAACTTTTCGATTTTGTTCCTGAGTTTTCTGAATTCCGTCAATTTGATGATCTTTATCGATTTGGTTGCGAAAATATTGAGAATAATCTTATCAGATTGGAAAAAAGAGGTAAAATACATTTTGAGAATAGAGTTGCAATTTGTCCATCTTGTAAATCACATAATGCTGTTAAAAATGGTACTTATGAACGTAAACTTATTTTTTTAAGAATTGGAGAACAAATTTGCACTATTCAAAAATATAAGTGCATAAAATGCGGTAAAGTCTTTTATACTGATTTATTATCTCTTGTTTATTCTAATTCAAATATTACATTGCCTGTTATTGAATGTATTGAGAATTTATATCAAATTTATGGAGCAGGGCTCCATAAAATACGATTTGATTTAAAACAACAACATAACATTGAAATCTCACATCAAAGCATTGAAAACATCTTATTGAACTCTAATTATCAATTTAACTATGATAATTGGACTTATTCTAGATATTACTTATTTGATAGTCTTTGGGTTAAAATTAATGGTGAATGGAACTATATTTTAGCCTTATTCGACGTTAAATTGAATACTCTCGTTTCCGTTAAATTGGTCGAATCAGAAGATTCTAAGACCATTTATCAATTTTTAAACGAATCTCTAAGAAATCAGAAAAAAATATCAATAGGCACAGACTTAAAACACGAATATCGTGAAGCCATCGATAAATTAAAAGTAAAACACCATTTCTGCAAATTTCACGTGAAACAAGCAGTAAACAAAAGATTTAAAGATTACTTTGACAAAAATCCATTATCTGAAGACGAAAAAGACATATTAAATTGTTTAAAACAGGACATTTATAAAATATTGGATGCAAAAGACTTAAATACTGCTAAAGAACTTAGAAACGAATTAATAAACAAAAAATATACAAAAAACAAGTTCACAAACAAAATTCTTTGGAAATTCATCATTCCTTACTTCAAAAAATTAACGACACACCTGGAAAACACGAACATCCCATCAACAAACAATAAAATCGAAAATATCTTCCAAAAAGTATTCCCAAAACACATAAAAAGAACAATGAAAATAGAACAAGGACTTCTAGCCAGATTCATGCTAAAACTAAATTATTGGAATTTAAACAATGAAAAAGAAAAAAATCACACAAGTTTTTGA
- a CDS encoding Ig-like domain-containing protein, with protein sequence MLFLIILSSISLASASDDFNSTNVDDNVIVENNYDTDSIIGDNGDNNVYVNPSANLSIVPDGSQDKPYSSIGEAVNMASDNSTVILMDGIYSSPGDLNIEINKNLVIKSLTGNVTVNGNGQSTFFNIFESKSLILENINFVNGKTTEYSSYYGVIYNKGFLTLSNVEFKNINSFMGVIYNEGDLKVYDSKFSNCVGSNYADMIFNLGDCSVVNSKLIISYSNKNPAIYNFHNLFVNNSQTFGISSNPNFDVDIFKSITMTVINSKVGQLACNNGTLVVKNTTADAGFRAENSVVNISDVYFRTSGYSGLSSLFNSDATIKSSYFDSSINIANSNLNITYSVVLGEIYGNGAYANNVSANYNWWGVNKGPSLKYVKSDTKYWVVMTFECDESPIKVGTNAEFRATLNKYTDGDSMKYLDNPSLLPQMSVKFESQNGKFDYSSGTLVNGTFSNYLRNNNESSIVYAVINSQRLRLIVGTGLTDYDWYVSPTGHNGFGDGSHDNPYKTLDHTIAKALNGNTIYLLNGTYTNNWNSNLEIVKNLSVVGVGNVILSRENDRNIFIVKEWGSLTLKNLNFTVNLKQYSNELIIVKGGNLTVLNSNFYDIRSVGIVSTSNGVQNNGNVYVDNITFKNIVGPLIRGGANITINNISAEKCSNIYTYRGMEAYNVCFPVWNYISISNSVFRSNTVGIVNLNPTIYSSSSSLGKNIVGDLSKSTVFAYITNCSFVENNFIPGDYYASNRIGLGLGRSVYGTCHGEVNNCSFIKNNGRLIEGAVVNNSFFDSNTVCYVSADLINNSYFYKNDNSGIGNLDSTYSYRGIATANEVYYSVFIENKAAYGGALAGTKIVHYSVFLNNSATYGGNDIFVYDGEVDYSSNWWGSNQKPDGNRIFVHIGSLTLDNWVIMSLDAVTNTHIIAALNKLIDNNGNISSLDKVLPTRDVYFSSDYGIISPLNTSLVNNKADAYVVQNETTADFNVYARIDNQLLDLTLRNNNTQLIMDDVVVYGNNNNYEITLINVNGHRIFNQALTVVITTPNGEKEYFTLVTDEKGYAKFELTYPVGVYNISVYYDGNGYFEGCNKSAQITISPSVTYLISYNYTFYGKNVNFYAVLTNGQVGIVNQSITITIIDSKGGTRAAVITTDSTGRADALLSLDVGKYTIKCEYKGDGWYLPSSSVSYVEIRPVNSTIEVPDVVFYGVGNEYNITLRDEHGTLIRGEYIKVVITQGNLSDTFTLQTGDDGVARLTINYLPGTYQITASYAGDDVYGSAKGSGTITVNKVLTVISGFHYSKIPLNGVYTVVLTDMFGHRVTNATIKLNLYKGVLLKTYTGVTDGNGEVTFRIAQGEGTYLATFDFDGDIWYIDSTGAATIVVDSQTAPGQVSINASDFVQYYGENRYFVISFNDTNAYSLYGKNIAVTISSGDWQQTYNVVTDIYGYGRLQITLNPGIYNITYQYTNPYYGLFAKNSSTVSVYRMPTTILASDVIMNVGEAKYYVIKLLDSRNAAVKNMQIMIDINGTNYTATTNNDGVARLLLSLGVGKYLISYHIDNPNYIPSSGSSYILVVDSNRTSTNIESGDVNGYDNESMNFTVVLSDVLGNPINYATILANISTIDGDFVGSYKGVTAKDGKVIFSFDLDYGRYIISTYYLGSNSYLGSYGVNYVNVESVGNTTKTVLIAGDSELSGSSNYYVVLIDENGTYIKGKEIKFAVGNQSYYAITDSEGKAFLDTVLSPGFYDIKATFGGDDTYKKSSVKTTLVVSGNSTYLFALNCTKNYRNGTQFYVQLLDSYSNPLVNRTIAITINGKTYNRTTDENGWATMNINLRPGEYEVLCAYYGPTESDNAFAKAIVKVLPTILGDNLVKYYLNESQFHVKVIDGAGNPIANTNVSMNINGVFYVRKTNDDGIATLGIKLWAGKYVLTVHNPYDGLLMSFNVTVLPTVEANDLVKYYRNDSQFYAKFLDGQGNPLANAKVKFNINGVLYTRETGGDGVAKLNINLNPGEYILTAIHPDGLQVGKKVTVLPTLEGSDLTMNYRDGSQFKARLVDGTGRALANETVTFNINGVFYNKITDVNGVASLNINLMAGKYIITSVYGSYATSNTILVNKL encoded by the coding sequence ATGTTATTTTTGATTATATTGTCTTCAATAAGTTTAGCTAGTGCTAGTGATGATTTTAACAGTACTAATGTTGATGATAATGTAATTGTTGAAAATAACTATGATACAGACTCTATTATTGGAGATAATGGGGATAACAATGTTTATGTAAATCCTTCTGCAAATTTATCTATAGTACCTGATGGTAGTCAGGATAAACCATATTCTTCAATTGGTGAAGCAGTTAATATGGCTAGTGATAATTCTACTGTTATTCTTATGGATGGAATTTATAGCAGTCCAGGTGATTTAAACATTGAAATAAATAAAAATTTGGTAATTAAATCATTAACGGGCAATGTAACAGTTAATGGTAATGGACAAAGTACATTTTTTAATATTTTCGAGTCCAAATCATTAATTTTGGAAAATATTAACTTTGTCAATGGAAAAACAACTGAATATTCTAGTTATTATGGTGTTATTTACAATAAAGGATTTTTAACATTGTCAAATGTGGAATTTAAGAATATTAATTCTTTTATGGGAGTTATTTACAATGAAGGCGACTTAAAAGTTTATGATTCTAAATTTTCTAATTGTGTTGGTTCTAATTATGCGGATATGATTTTTAATTTGGGAGACTGTAGTGTTGTTAATAGTAAATTGATTATAAGCTATTCAAATAAGAATCCTGCAATTTATAATTTTCATAATTTATTTGTGAATAATTCTCAAACTTTTGGAATTTCTTCAAACCCTAATTTTGATGTTGATATTTTTAAAAGCATTACCATGACTGTTATTAACTCAAAAGTAGGGCAATTAGCATGTAATAATGGTACATTGGTAGTTAAAAATACAACTGCTGATGCGGGTTTTAGAGCAGAAAACTCTGTAGTTAATATAAGTGATGTGTACTTTAGAACTTCCGGTTATTCAGGTTTGTCTTCTCTATTTAATTCTGATGCAACTATTAAATCATCATATTTTGATAGCAGTATTAATATTGCTAATTCTAATCTTAATATAACTTATTCTGTGGTATTAGGCGAAATTTATGGTAATGGTGCTTATGCAAATAATGTTTCAGCAAATTATAATTGGTGGGGGGTAAATAAAGGACCTTCTCTTAAGTATGTTAAATCAGACACTAAATATTGGGTTGTAATGACTTTTGAATGTGATGAGTCTCCGATTAAAGTAGGTACTAATGCGGAGTTTAGGGCAACTTTAAATAAATATACTGATGGGGATTCCATGAAATATTTGGATAATCCTTCTTTACTTCCTCAAATGAGTGTTAAATTCGAGTCTCAAAATGGTAAATTTGATTATAGTAGTGGAACTTTAGTTAATGGTACATTTTCTAATTATTTAAGAAACAATAATGAAAGTTCAATTGTTTATGCTGTAATTAATTCTCAAAGATTAAGACTTATTGTCGGTACAGGATTAACTGATTATGATTGGTATGTTTCACCAACAGGACACAACGGGTTTGGTGATGGAAGTCATGATAATCCCTATAAAACTTTGGATCATACAATAGCTAAAGCATTAAATGGAAATACTATTTATTTGTTAAACGGCACTTATACAAATAATTGGAATTCAAATTTGGAAATTGTTAAAAATTTATCTGTTGTTGGTGTTGGTAATGTAATTTTAAGTAGGGAAAATGACCGTAATATATTCATAGTTAAAGAATGGGGTAGTTTGACTCTTAAAAATTTAAATTTTACAGTTAATTTAAAACAGTATTCTAATGAATTGATTATTGTTAAAGGAGGAAATTTAACAGTTTTAAATTCCAATTTCTATGATATCCGTTCTGTTGGTATTGTTTCAACAAGTAATGGTGTTCAAAATAACGGTAATGTATATGTGGACAACATCACTTTTAAAAACATTGTAGGTCCATTAATTAGAGGCGGAGCCAATATTACTATTAATAATATATCTGCTGAAAAATGCAGCAATATTTACACTTATAGGGGTATGGAAGCATACAATGTTTGTTTCCCTGTCTGGAATTATATTTCTATTTCCAATTCAGTATTTAGAAGCAATACTGTAGGTATTGTTAATTTAAATCCTACTATTTATTCTTCTTCATCTTCATTAGGTAAAAATATAGTTGGGGATTTATCTAAAAGTACTGTATTTGCATACATTACTAATTGTTCTTTTGTAGAGAATAATTTCATACCTGGTGATTATTATGCAAGTAATCGCATAGGACTTGGATTAGGACGCAGTGTTTATGGAACCTGTCATGGAGAAGTAAACAATTGTTCTTTTATTAAAAATAATGGTAGGTTAATTGAAGGGGCTGTTGTAAATAATTCTTTCTTTGATTCCAATACTGTTTGTTATGTAAGTGCTGATTTAATCAATAATTCTTATTTCTATAAAAATGACAATTCCGGTATAGGTAATCTGGATTCTACCTATTCATATAGGGGAATAGCTACTGCTAATGAAGTTTATTATTCTGTTTTTATTGAAAATAAAGCTGCTTATGGTGGTGCTCTTGCAGGTACTAAGATTGTTCATTATTCTGTATTTTTGAATAATTCTGCTACTTACGGAGGTAATGATATTTTTGTTTATGACGGTGAAGTTGATTATTCAAGTAACTGGTGGGGTTCTAATCAAAAACCTGATGGTAATAGGATTTTTGTACATATCGGATCTTTAACTCTTGATAATTGGGTAATCATGTCTTTAGATGCTGTTACAAACACTCATATTATTGCTGCTTTAAATAAATTAATTGATAATAATGGAAATATTAGTAGTTTGGATAAGGTTCTTCCAACTAGAGATGTTTATTTCTCATCAGATTATGGAATAATATCTCCACTTAACACTTCTCTTGTAAATAATAAAGCTGATGCATATGTTGTTCAAAATGAAACTACTGCTGACTTTAATGTTTATGCAAGGATTGATAATCAACTTTTAGACTTAACACTTAGAAATAATAACACTCAGTTAATAATGGATGATGTAGTAGTTTATGGAAACAATAATAATTATGAAATTACTTTAATTAATGTAAACGGTCATAGAATTTTCAATCAGGCTTTAACTGTTGTTATTACAACTCCAAATGGTGAAAAAGAGTACTTCACTTTAGTAACTGATGAAAAAGGCTATGCCAAGTTTGAGTTGACTTATCCTGTAGGGGTATATAACATATCTGTTTATTATGATGGTAATGGTTATTTTGAAGGGTGTAATAAATCTGCTCAGATTACTATTAGTCCATCTGTTACTTATTTGATTAGTTATAATTACACTTTTTATGGTAAAAATGTTAATTTTTATGCAGTTTTAACAAATGGACAGGTAGGAATTGTTAATCAAAGTATAACAATCACTATTATTGATTCTAAAGGAGGAACAAGGGCTGCTGTTATTACTACTGATTCTACTGGGCGTGCTGATGCACTATTAAGTTTGGATGTTGGAAAATATACTATTAAATGTGAGTATAAAGGTGACGGCTGGTATCTGCCAAGCTCTTCTGTATCTTATGTTGAAATCCGTCCTGTTAATTCAACAATTGAAGTGCCTGATGTTGTTTTCTATGGTGTTGGAAATGAGTATAATATCACTTTAAGGGATGAACACGGTACATTAATTAGAGGAGAGTATATTAAGGTTGTTATAACTCAGGGCAATTTGTCTGATACTTTTACTTTGCAAACTGGTGATGATGGAGTAGCCAGATTAACTATTAATTATCTTCCGGGTACTTATCAGATAACTGCCAGCTATGCAGGTGATGATGTTTACGGTTCTGCAAAAGGCAGTGGAACTATTACTGTTAATAAGGTTTTAACAGTTATTTCAGGTTTCCACTATAGTAAAATTCCATTAAATGGTGTTTATACTGTTGTTTTAACTGATATGTTTGGTCACAGAGTAACTAATGCAACTATAAAGTTAAATCTGTACAAAGGAGTTTTATTAAAAACTTATACTGGTGTAACTGATGGTAATGGAGAAGTAACTTTCCGTATTGCTCAAGGTGAAGGTACTTATTTAGCTACTTTTGATTTTGATGGTGATATATGGTATATTGATTCAACTGGTGCTGCTACTATTGTTGTTGATAGTCAAACTGCACCTGGTCAGGTTTCTATTAATGCAAGTGATTTTGTTCAGTATTATGGTGAAAATAGGTATTTTGTAATTTCTTTCAATGATACTAATGCATATAGTTTGTATGGTAAGAATATTGCTGTTACAATTTCTTCCGGTGATTGGCAGCAAACTTACAATGTTGTTACTGACATTTATGGGTATGGCCGTTTGCAGATTACTTTAAATCCTGGTATTTATAATATTACTTACCAATACACTAACCCATATTATGGTTTGTTTGCTAAAAATTCAAGTACCGTGTCTGTTTATCGTATGCCGACTACAATTCTTGCATCTGACGTTATTATGAATGTTGGTGAAGCTAAGTATTATGTGATAAAACTACTTGATAGCAGGAATGCAGCTGTTAAAAATATGCAAATCATGATTGATATAAATGGAACAAACTACACAGCCACTACAAATAATGATGGTGTAGCTCGTTTACTCTTAAGTCTTGGTGTTGGTAAGTATCTGATTAGTTATCATATAGATAATCCAAATTATATTCCATCATCCGGTTCATCTTATATATTGGTGGTTGATTCTAACAGGACTTCTACTAACATTGAATCTGGTGATGTTAATGGTTATGATAATGAGTCTATGAATTTCACTGTTGTTTTAAGTGATGTTTTAGGTAATCCTATTAATTATGCTACTATTTTAGCTAATATTTCTACAATTGATGGTGATTTTGTCGGATCTTACAAAGGAGTAACTGCAAAAGATGGTAAGGTAATATTTAGCTTTGATTTAGATTATGGCAGATATATTATTTCCACTTATTATTTAGGCAGTAATTCCTATCTTGGAAGTTATGGAGTTAACTATGTGAATGTGGAGTCTGTAGGCAATACTACTAAAACAGTTTTAATTGCTGGAGATTCTGAATTAAGTGGTAGCAGTAATTACTATGTTGTTTTAATTGATGAAAACGGAACATATATCAAAGGCAAGGAAATTAAATTTGCAGTTGGTAATCAAAGTTATTATGCTATTACAGATTCTGAAGGTAAGGCATTTTTGGATACTGTTTTATCTCCCGGATTCTATGATATTAAGGCAACTTTTGGCGGTGACGATACCTATAAAAAATCATCTGTAAAAACTACTTTGGTTGTTTCAGGAAATTCAACATATCTGTTTGCCTTAAACTGCACTAAAAATTATCGTAATGGAACACAATTTTATGTACAATTATTGGATTCCTATTCAAATCCATTGGTAAATCGTACAATAGCTATAACTATTAATGGAAAAACTTATAATCGCACAACTGATGAAAATGGTTGGGCAACTATGAATATTAACCTTAGACCTGGCGAATATGAAGTGTTATGTGCATATTATGGTCCTACTGAATCAGACAATGCATTTGCAAAAGCTATTGTGAAAGTTTTACCGACAATATTGGGGGACAATCTGGTTAAATATTATCTTAATGAGTCTCAGTTCCATGTTAAAGTAATTGATGGTGCAGGTAATCCAATAGCTAATACTAACGTGTCAATGAATATTAATGGTGTATTCTATGTTCGCAAAACTAATGATGATGGTATAGCTACATTAGGTATTAAATTATGGGCTGGAAAGTATGTTTTAACAGTACATAATCCTTATGATGGTTTATTAATGTCATTTAATGTTACAGTTCTGCCAACAGTAGAAGCTAACGATTTGGTCAAATATTATCGCAATGACTCTCAGTTCTATGCTAAATTTTTAGACGGTCAGGGTAATCCATTAGCTAATGCTAAAGTTAAGTTTAACATTAATGGTGTTTTATATACTCGTGAAACTGGTGGGGATGGTGTAGCTAAGTTAAATATTAATTTAAATCCTGGGGAATATATTTTAACAGCTATTCATCCTGACGGTCTTCAAGTTGGTAAAAAAGTAACTGTTTTACCTACTTTGGAAGGTAGTGATCTGACTATGAATTATAGGGATGGCAGTCAGTTTAAGGCTCGTTTAGTTGACGGTACTGGTCGTGCATTAGCTAATGAGACTGTGACTTTCAACATTAATGGAGTATTTTATAACAAGATTACTGATGTTAATGGTGTTGCCAGCTTAAATATTAATTTGATGGCTGGTAAATACATTATTACATCTGTCTATGGTAGTTATGCTACTTCTAATACTATTTTAGTGAACAAATTATAA